One region of Zerene cesonia ecotype Mississippi chromosome 15, Zerene_cesonia_1.1, whole genome shotgun sequence genomic DNA includes:
- the LOC119832152 gene encoding uncharacterized protein LOC119832152 → MWLWFLLGFAAVWTADGAGAGAARLACYVESARNSDFTECTHLVYAGTARGDKLDALLKDYRKHNPKLKIIVRVTNEDKDFKDILKSKYIQGLEVHDAHRTFNRTKVSELVGEARAAVSSANKGPLLLALPAHPELLAKYYDLRTLIKKADLMMVQTHGLGMVKKMTYHPSRLSGLWDMMNTDSVVDLVIGLGIPASKIVISLPATARQFKLQNETLSTPGSPTLEEEPREIDQAELCRQLQKGRWTLERDQDLSAPYAFKNTTWISFEDSSSVDVKGKYARVRGLAGLALFAADKDLETPCGNTLRSALHKVLNQQSRAPRAAVLRSLENEILQPGGGRALAALQLSPYRITQVVDADGVIHNIREDTRTEFACSRQGYFVHPRSCARFYRCVKFDQYSPDFTVFEFDCPAGLEFDERVEVCVWPGARAGAAACAGSAEVAPVPAARFRCPAAEGFYADPENCRWFFACLDHGTGAGALTAYEFRCPFGLGFDAARRRCDWPWLVPACRALARYEAEAFGFSDALLTAATGFQGRTADSVNIAAHQSLLSGASLDNLVGLQTGFLSKNDALDNNFISSQELENANYDVDYSALGSQGEYSGISYNVVAADAINKGLVQATNYKDEDKYTSGSLILDDYRLPNKATGKYVPIGNSGRYDSGKYQVKAKYQGSNTGGRFQSGAYRKDYSGAYVHNPAGDRAKPYEHRDVPPVPYEHKVAQYAVNTNFDRGTYSGTYDTGSYNQDATKSSGYDYPKPSVQFNEGLYQGNGYTNDAGTTSAQSTSTFHGSYGGGEANYVGDDKVYPGAAHTLTAGAVNVDLVGKTTLVDESNYGPQYSQSAYQQATGISQSGVTITHVGTDNQNLDGFSYLTTPTSSGVPTTATPFAATTSLPATYKTTYVPEAPRTSIKQIFGYTQPAVTYVQPTVVAVTPSVDVSGYKESSYQNTGYSTFSAGTTKSASTGYDYSKPSINFEEGISYSTPATVTVTKLRPQSFSHNQQTLHRQSSFDYSSATPVTEEPFKKVVAYTTGEPVSYVQPTAQSFSQQTIHKVESGNVFNQAVDNGERYINTAVYETSTPQPIASVETQSQFGQQTVHTVDAHNVNAHSESQSGYEYTRPSGITVSQSTGYEYRQPSVQYETQKVVQYSTPSTFTYSTTAAPSVSTARTVYENPLLKYTVKVTPATFQQTYVPQVFRQQNINRGTGYRYQSTAQPIVSVQPTASTYQVYNTQNSQGTYESGYEYSQPSVTGTVSTVAPVVVSSERSQAYSQQTIHRGSGRTNFGSGYEYKSSAQPVIAVRPADTYQSQEYNQQSESGYEYSQPAVAFKETVSTAAPIVVSTERPQAYSQQTINRGSARSNYQYQSTAQTTASNYEAQAYEQNGQANYESGYEYSQPSITLKETIPTVSTVAPVLVSTERSQSFGQQTVHRVEQDKILSPRVEFSYQKPTVTVFENPLLKYTQKATLTDVRPTVLTQNIKEDIRQPIQYQTGQQSFTQNVQYNQGYSYDQPEIQRNVEVSSAPAYSDASLVSHQAFHLSQGTANSEHTGNKAVFVSTTPANLVYEAHYSEYETPRQESTFKSDYNVQRGQEYYRVSTTASPLYEQRETVSQSSVDIPSRVESVHFSSVPSTQFKQSRYESPEIQVAYKAEEYLPPVVSTSAPVVTSTFRPRTYSTTSREYLPPSTEGYTAPEYLPPAKSTYLPPRTEKVATLEYLPPTQESRVTYDNYNYKAGSKSDGFDYQQSYSVSSEVPVSTTSAPVTRKQNIVVETAKSQLLGFGAVGPDAGLVSTFSTARPTISTAGNYLVRDEVSSTATPEVVEVTPAPRRSRPKYFRPVVTSTTEAPVYVESTSYQAPEYLPPDNNQKQNIFNYNSESSQIKYNPYQSTENIVSVSSTSSYGRKQNIVVETAKSNLLGFGTVGPDAGLISPATYTTSAPIDVSSTVGVTSTYVPIRQQLVEVTSARAPLRRTKPKVAVVTKINDFNPLLVRKLGAVCSCQSPVLVLKGRRPTVQTQIIDDYSDDDANRGDIDDGYRPRTSYRASTTPGINTVTTAAPIASSTFNPIIVPDDSYYQDYPEASNDNIVITPTGRGHSENYVSSTPVVSTTERVTRIRPRVKSVTIAPTYKTVILNQEVAPEAETLETVNVQTQTFDRYGPGGLRSRDETLQGSIDCKKAGLFRHPKQCNKFYACRWDCNKQRFTLHVFNCPVQLSFDPTLGACNWPSQGPACQADTLLTNTL, encoded by the exons atgtgGCTATGGTTCTTGTTGGGTTTCGCCGCGGTGTGGACGGCGGACGGCGCAGGCGCGGGCGCCGCGCGGCTCGCCTGCTACGTTGAAAGCGCGCGAAATTCTGACTTTACGGAGTGTACACATCTCGTTTACGCGGGGACGGCCAGAGGAGACAAACTCGACGCTCTTCTGAAGGACTACAGAAAACATAAtccgaaattaaaaattattgtgcgCGTCACGAACGAGGATAAG gacTTCAAGGACATTTTGAAATCGAAGTACATCCAAGGTCTTGAGGTCCACGATGCCCACCGGACTTTCAACAGGACGAAAGTCTCCGAGTTGGTCGGGGAAGCGCGAGCTGCGGTCTCGTCTGCTAACAAGGGTCCATTATTACTGGCACTACCTGCACATCCAGAGCTACTGGCCAAATACTATGACCTGCGAACGTTGATCAAGAAGGCAGATCTTATGATGGTGCAGACTCACGGTTTGGGAATGGTGAAGAAGATGACGTATCATCCAAGCAGACTGAGCGGCTTGTGGGATATGATGAACACC GATTCAGTAGTAGATCTAGTTATCGGCCTTGGAATACCTGCCTCCAAGATCGTCATCAGTCTGCCAGCTACCGCTCGCCAGTTCAAGCTACAGAACGAGACGCTTAGCACTCCCGGCAGCCCGACCCTGGAGGAGGAGCCGAGGGAGATAGACCAGGCGGAGCTGTGCCGCCAGCTGCAGAAGGGGAGGTGGACTCTAGAGAGAGACCAGGATCTGTCCGCGCCTTACGCTTTTAA GAACACAACCTGGATTTCCTTCGAGGACTCTTCATCAGTAGACGTGAAGGGCAAGTACGCCAGAGTGCGGGGTCTGGCTGGGCTGGCGCTGTTCGCCGCGGACAAGGACCTGGAGACTCCGTGTGGGAATACTCTGAGGAGTGCGCTCCATAAAGTGCTGAATCAGCAGAGCAGAGCGCCGAGGGCAGCTGTGCTGAG GTCCCTAGAGAACGAGATCCTGCAGCCGGGGGGCGGGCGCGCGCTGGCCGCGCTGCAGCTGTCGCCCTACCGCATCACGCAGGTGGTCGACGCGGACGGCGTCATACACAACATTCGAGAG GACACCCGCACGGAGTTCGCGTGCTCGCGACAGGGCTACTTCGTGCACCCGCGCTCGTGCGCGCGCTTCTACCGCTGCGTCAAGTTCGACCAGTACTCGCCTGACTTCACT GTGTTCGAGTTCGACTGCCCGGCGGGGCTGGAGTTCGACGAGCGCGTGGAGGTGTGCGTGTGGCCGGGCGCGCGCGCCGGCGCCGCCGCCTGCGCCGGCTCCGCCGAGGTGGCGCCCGTGCCCGCCGCGCGCTTCCGCTGCCCCGCCGCAGAGG GCTTCTACGCGGACCCCGAGAACTGCCGCTGGTTCTTCGCGTGCCTGGACCACGGCACCGGCGCGGGCGCGCTCACCGCGTACGAGTTCCGCTGCCCGTTCGGGCTCGGCTTCGACGCGGCGCGGCGCCGCTGCGACTGGCCCTGGCTGGTGCCGGCGTGCCGCGCCCTCGCCCGCTACGAGGCAGAGGCCTTCGGCTTCTCCGACGCCTTGCTTACTG cTGCAACTGGTTTCCAAGGAAGAACTGCAGATTCAGTGAACATCGCTGCTCATCAAAGTCTCTTATCTGGAGCCTCTCTCGACAACCTCGTGGGCTTACAGACCGGCTTCCTCTCTAAAAATGACGCCCTCGACAACAACTTCATCTCATCACAAGAGCTAGAGAACGCAAACTATGACGTCGACTATTCAGCTCTTGGAAGTCAAGGAGAGTACAGCGGTATCTCATACAACGTGGTCGCCGCAGACGCTATCAACAAAGGATTGGTACAAGCCACAAACTACAAAGACGAAGACAAATACACCAGCGGATCTCTCATTTTAGACGATTATAGACTGCCCAATAAGGCTACAGGCAAATACGTCCCAATAGGTAACAGTGGGCGTTACGACTCTGGAAAGTACCAAGTAAAAGCCAAGTACCAAGGATCCAATACCGGAGGGCGATTCCAGAGTGGTGCCTACCGTAAAGACTATTCTGGGGCTTATGTCCACAATCCCGCCGGAGACAGAGCGAAACCCTACGAGCACAGGGACGTCCCTCCCGTACCGTATGAACATAAAGTTGCTCAGTACGCGGTTAACACTAACTTCGATAGAGGAACTTACTCCGGTACTTATGACACTGGATCTTACAACCAAGACGCAACAAAGTCTAGTGGCTACGACTATCCTAAACCGAGCGTGCAATTCAATGAAGGCCTGTACCAAGGCAACGGATATACCAATGATGCGGGAACCACCAGTGCTCAGTCGACGAGTACTTTCCACGGTTCTTATGGAGGCGGTGAAGCCAATTACGTTGGTGATGATAAAGTGTACCCAGGCGCAGCTCACACTCTTACAGCGGGGGCAGTTAATGTCGACTTAGTTGGAAAGACTACACTGGTCGATGAGTCGAATTACGGTCCCCAATACAGCCAGAGTGCGTATCAGCAAGCTACTGGAATATCTCAATCTGGTGTAACTATAACCCACGTGGGTACTGACAATCAAAACCTCGACGGCTTCTCATACCTGACCACTCCTACTTCTTCCGGTGTTCCAACAACCGCCACTCCTTTCGCGGCCACAACTTCTTTGCCAGCGACTTATAAAACTACCTATGTGCCGGAAGCTCCAAGAACTAGCATCAAACAGATATTCGGCTACACTCAACCAGCTGTCACATACGTTCAACCAACAGTTGTCGCTGTTACACCTAGTGTTGACGTTTCTGGTTACAAAGAAAGCAGTTATCAAAATACAGGATATTCCACATTTAGCGCGGGTACAACAAAATCGGCATCTACAGGATACGATTACTCGAAACCCAGTATCAATTTTGAAGAAGGTATTTCATATTCCACACCCGCGACAGTTACAGTCACAAAACTAAGGCCACAAAGTTTTTCACATAATCAACAAACACTTCACAGGCAATCTAGCTTTGATTACTCTTCCGCTACTCCTGTTACCGAAGAGCCATTTAAGAAAGTAGTAGCATATACAACGGGAGAACCAGTATCCTACGTGCAGCCGACCGCACAATCATTCAGTCAGCAAACAATACATAAAGTCGAATCTGGAAACGTTTTCAATCAAGCTGTAGATAACGGTGAAAGATATATCAATACAGCCGTTTATGAAACTTCCACACCTCAACCGATCGCATCCGTAGAAACTCAATCTCAATTTGGACAGCAAACCGTGCACACGGTGGACGCACACAATGTCAATGCTCATTCAGAAAGTCAGTCAGGCTATGAGTACACACGTCCGAGTGGTATAACCGTTTCTCAATCAACTGGATACGAATATAGACAACCCAGCGTTCAATATGAAACACAGAAAGTGGTTCAATACTCCACTCCATCCACATTCACTTATTCAACTACTGCCGCTCCATCTGTGTCAACAGCGAGGACAGTTTACGAAAATCCTCTACTGAAATACACGGTTAAAGTCACCCCGGCTACGTTCCAACAGACTTACGTCCCACAAGTTTTCAGGcaacaaaacattaatagaGGAACAGGATATCGGTACCAATCTACTGCTCAGCCAATCGTATCAGTGCAGCCGACTGCGTCTACGTACCAAGTATACAATACACAGAATTCGCAAGGAACTTACGAATCTGGTTACGAATACTCTCAGCCCTCAGTAACTGGCACAGTTTCAACGGTAGCGCCGGTTGTCGTCTCATCTGAAAGGTCGCAAGCCTACAGCCAACAAACGATTCACAGAGGTTCAGGCAGAACTAATTTCGGCTCaggatatgaatataaatcttCAGCGCAACCCGTCATCGCTGTTCGACCAGCTGACACATACCAATCACAGGAATATAACCAGCAAAGTGAATCTGGGTATGAATATTCGCAACCGGCTGTTGCTTTCAAGGAAACGGTATCAACAGCGGCTCCGATCGTTGTATCTACTGAGAGACCTCAAGCCTACAGTCAACAAACTATCAATAGGGGTTCTGCACGAAGCAACTACCAGTATCAGTCGACAGCTCAGACAACTGCTTCGAATTATGAAGCACAAGCATATGAACAGAATGGGCAAGCTAACTATGAATCAGGATACGAGTATTCACAGCCCTCGATAACTTTAAAGGAAACGATACCAACGGTATCAACGGTGGCTCCTGTCCTAGTATCTACTGAACGATCACAGTCGTTTGGTCAACAGACTGTACACAGAGTAGAACAAGACAAAATTTTAAGTCCCCGCGTTGAATTTAGTTACCAAAAACCAACGGTAACTGTATTCGAGAATCCTCTCttaaaatacacacaaaaagCTACACTAACAGATGTACGACCGACTGTTTTGACTCAAAACATTAAAGAAGATATAAGACAACCTATTCAATATCAAACAGGCCAACAATCCTTCACACAAAACGTACAATACAATCAAGGATATTCATACGACCAGCCCGAGATACAGAGGAATGTGGAAGTATCCAGCGCTCCTGCTTATTCCGACGCAAGTCTCGTATCTCATCAAGCATTCCACTTATCACAAGGAACTGCAAATTCTGAACACACCGGTAACAAAGCAGTTTTCGTATCAACAACTCCAGCAAACCTTGTTTATGAAGCTCATTACTCTGAATACGAAACACCGAGACAAGAATCTACATTTAAATCAGATTATAACGTGCAAAGAGGACAAGAATACTACAGAGTTTCAACAACCGCCTCTCCATTGTATGAGCAAAGGGAAACAGTGAGCCAATCCTCTGTTGACATACCAAGTAGAGTAGAGTCAGTTCACTTCTCATCCGTTCCAAGTACACAATTCAAACAATCGAGGTATGAATCGCCCGAAATACAAGTTGCttacaaagctgaagagtaCCTTCCACCTGTAGTTTCGACTTCAGCTCCAGTAGTTACTTCTACGTTTAGACCGCGTACATACTCCACTACTAGCAGGGAATATTTACCACCGTCTACTGAAGGATACACAGCACCTGAGTACCTTCCGCCTGCAAAGAGCACATACTTACCACCGCGCACTGAAAAGGTTGCTACATTAGAATACTTGCCTCCTACCCAAGAATCTCGCGTAACTTATGATAACTACAATTATAAAGCTGGATCAAAATCCGACGGTTTCGATTACCAGCAGAGCTATTCGGTCTCATCGGAAGTACCAGTTTCAACGACATCAGCACCAGTTAccagaaaacaaaatattgtcgTAGAGACTGCAAAGTCTCAATTGTTAGGTTTTGGCGCAGTTGGACCCGATGCTGGTCTAGTCTCTACATTCAGTACTGCACGACCGACCATTTCCACTGCTGGAAATTATTTAGTACGTGATGAAGTTTCCTCCACGGCCACTCCTGAAGTCGTCGAAGTGACTCCAGCACCGAGAAGATCACGACCAAAGTACTTTAGACCAGTCGTGACCTCGACTACTGAAGCGCCAGTGTATGTAGAAAGCACTTCATACCAAGCACCCGAATATTTACCTCCAGACaacaatcaaaaacaaaatattttcaattacaacTCTGAATcctcacaaataaaatacaacccGTACCAAAGTACGGAAAATATTGTGAGCGTATCTTCGACATCTTCATACGGTAGAAAACAAAACATCGTGGTAGAAACCGCTAAGTCTAATTTATTAGGTTTTGGCACCGTCGGACCTGACGCTGGGTTGATTTCACCCGCGACATACACTACATCCGCACCTATCGACGTATCGAGTACGGTCGGAGTCACATCAACATACGTACCTATAAGACAACAACTCGTCGAAGTTACATCAGCTCGCGCTCCTCTGCGCAGGACAAAACCAAAAGTAGCGGTCGTAACAAAAATCAACGATTTCAACCCACTTCTTGTAAGAAAATTGGGAGCCGTGTGTAGTTGCCAGTCTCCGGTTCTAGTTCTTAAAGGTAGAAGGCCCACAGTACAAACGCAGATCATTGACGATTATAGTGATGATGACGCTAACCGTGGAGATATTGATGATGGATATAGGCCAAGAACATCCTACAGAGCTTCGACTACGCCAGGAATCAACACGGTCACGACGGCCGCCCCAATCGCGTCTTCTACATTCAATCCGATCATAGTGCCCGATGACTCATACTATCAAGATTACCCAGAGGCCAGCAACGACAACATCGTGATTACCCCAACGGGCAGAGGACACTCAGAAAACTACGTATCGAGCACTCCCGTCGTATCGACCACGGAACGCGTCACTAGAATAAGACCTAGAGTTAAATCTGTCACAATCGCCCCGACCTATAAAACAGTCATTTTGAATCAAGAGGTGGCCCCGGAAGCGGAAACTCTAGAGACTGTCAACGTGCAGACTCAGACGTTCGACCGCTACGGGCCCGGCGGCTTGCGAAGCAGAGATGAGACGTTGCAAGGGTCCATCGACTGCAAGAAGGCCGGCCTGTTCCGGCACCCGAAGCAGTGCAACAAGTTCTACGCGTGCCGCTGGGACTGCAACAAGCAGCGCTTCACGCTGCACGTGTTCAACTGCCCCGTGCAGCTCAGCTTCGACCCGACGCTCGGCGCCTGCAACTGGCCCAGCCAGGGGCCCGCCTGCCAGGCCGACACCTTGCTCACCAACACGCTCTGA